A stretch of Stegostoma tigrinum isolate sSteTig4 chromosome 23, sSteTig4.hap1, whole genome shotgun sequence DNA encodes these proteins:
- the LOC125462337 gene encoding parvalbumin, thymic-like isoform X2 gives MKITDILGASDINSAILQCKAPESFDFKKFFEACGLSKKSTEEVKKVFAILDQDGSGFIDKTELKLFLQYFSNGARQLSDNEAQSMLSAADNDGDGKIRFEEFQQLVQS, from the exons ATGAAAATCACTGACATCCTGGGAGCTAGTGACATCAACTCTGCAATCTTACAATGCAAAG CTCCTGAGTCATTTGACTTCAAGAAGTTCTTCGAAGCATGTGGTCTGTCCAAGAAATCCACGGAGGAGGTGAAGAAAGTCTTTGCAATTCTGGATCAGGATGGCAGTGGCTTCATCGATAAAACTGAGCTCAA GTTGTTTCTTCAGTATTTCTCCAATGGTGCGAGACAACTGAGTGACAATGAGGCTCAATCCATGCTCTCTGCTGCAGACAATGATGGTGATGGTAAAATCAGGTTTGAGG AATTCCAGCAACTAGTTCAATCTTAA